A window of Exiguobacterium sp. Helios genomic DNA:
ATTATTGACAATTAAAAATTCTGATTAATTTGAATTCAATATCATATAAAACCTATTAAAGGCACTTATTACTCTTTTTTTCAAAAAATTACATTGTCATTACAGGTGTAGTATTGTATTATATCGTTAGTAATTACCTATTTTATCCATTGTCCTATCTAAGGAGGATGCAGTCGAATGCGACCATTCCATAATGACGAAAAGTATCGAATCACGAAGCGGACCGTTGCGATTTTACCGTGCTATGACATGATGAAACAATCCATCATCGTCTTAGAGGACGGGTCAACAATCATGACGCCGCTTCGTCCGTATCAACTCCTGCAGTTATCCTGCAGACAGTACAACAGTTCCATTGAGGAACGGATCGTCACAGCCAAACGTGTCGCTTCCGTGAAAGGAAAAGTCCCTGTCGTCATCGAACCGACACTCGGTCTCGTCTTTTTCCCTACCAAATCACCGAAACGTGATGATTGCGAGTGGTACGCCTGGAGCCACATGTCCGAAGTCATCGAGGAAGACGGACAGACTAAACTCAAAACTCGTAATGGCATGATCCTTCCCGTAAACGCCTCTCCTTACATCGTCCGCAACCAAATGAAAGCAACCGGCGAGCTGATGGCTCGTTACCAACAATTAAACGCGATGACATTAGAGGACCGCTTTAATGCAATTAAATCTTAAAAAAAATGGGTTGGGCGATGATTTCGCTCAATCCTTTTTTGTTTGTGCCGATATATAATAAGATGAAGAATTTTTCAAGAAAGGAGGTTCATCGATGAATATCCAGATGAATCCAACAAGTCCGACCCGTTCCGCCCCTGCGGCTACCTTATCGGAGACTAAAACATACAGCGGAACCGTCCTTGAAAAGACAGGACCGAATACAGCCCTCGTCCAAGTCGGTCGCGAAAAGGTCGAGATGACCTTCACGGGAGATGTCCCGGAAGGCACGTTCCAATTCCAGGTCAAAGGCCAAACGACGGAAGGTTACCTGATCGAACAGGTGACGGAGCAGGCCGATGTCCCGGTGACCGGACCTGCCAAACCCGATTCGTCTGGTGTCGATGCCACCTTACTCGACGATCTCCCACCGGAATTAAAACAAGCCATTGCCCGACTGCTTGCGACCGGTCAACTGCCGCAGACGCCGGAAACGGTTGCCCGCCTCGTCGCTGCCCTGCAGGGGACCTACAAGGACTTGGTTCTCCAGCTCGTGACACGCCCGTCCGACAGTGCGTTGCCGCCCGATGCCGATGTCTTGATTGCCCAGTTGCTCGGCTCAACCGATGCATTGGTCGACGTTTTACCGGAACGACAGGCCGTCATCGAGAAACCGACACTCAGCAACGTCATCGCGCTCGACGTCGCCCGTACGACGCTTCCGACGCATCACGATATCGATCAAGCAACACCGGTTGCCCTCCGGCAGATCGCAACGCATGTCCCGCACGACGCTCAACCGGAAATCCTCGCCCGGATCGACCGTGGTGAGTTGACAGAGGTCCGGGAGCAGCTGCGGTCCTATTTTCCGAGTGAACGCCCCACACTAACGGAACGGCCGGTAGCAAGCAAGCTCGAACAACTGACGGCCGTCATCGCCCAGGCGCAAGTAGCGCCGGCAGAAAAAATTAGTCCGCCCGCCGCACCCGTCCGGTCGAATCTGACGGTCATTGCCGAAGTGACACCCCGACTCGCCGAAGTGACAAATGACTTCCGGCGTGAGCAACGGACGATCGTCTCGCAACTGCGGCAAATTGAACCGCTTGTCGAGGAGCGTCCGCTCCAGATGGCCCAAGTCATCGAAAGTACGGCAAATCGCCTGCGGCAAACGTTCCAGCAGACGGACGCAATGTTACATACGAGCATGCGTGATGAAAAACAATTGATCCAACTGTTATCAAAACTCGAACGGGGAACGGAACTCGCCCTGCTCGGACGCGGCGCGGAAGCCAAAGCCGTCGTCCAGGATGTCCGCCAAACACTGGAAGCGTTCCGCTACTCCCCGGCGAATGTCCGGACAGCTTACTTACCGGAACTGAATCCAAGCTTACGGCCGGCTGTTGCAAACACGCAACAAACGCCGGTACCGCAACAAAGCCAGCCGGCTTCGACCGCGCAACGACCGTTTCCCTACGAACCGGGACAAAACAGTCCACGGGTTTTACAGGAGACAGTCCAGAAAACGCTCCAGTTGCAGACGGCAGAATTGAAACTCGCGACACCGGCAGCGAATCCGGAAGCGGCGAAACTGCAAACGTTCCTGAACACACAGCAGCAGGTCAATAAACCGGACAGCAACCAGCAGTTGCAGCAACTGTTGCTCGCCCTGCCCGTCCAGCTCGTCGAAGGCACCGCCGGACTCCACGTCCACTTACAAAACAAACGACCGGATGAAGTGATCGACTGGGAAAACAACACGTTGTATGTCCAGCTCGAGACACCACGTCTCGGTGACATCGGCGTCCGTGTCGAGACCGTCAGCCGGAAGATGCAGATTACGATCGAAAATGATTTCCCGCTCCTCGAGCGTCTAGCAACACCGTTCCTCGAACGGACGACGGAAGCGTTACAAGCAACCGGTTATCAGGACGTTCGTATCCGCTTCGATGCTTTCACGAAAGATCAGACAACACCGGAAACCGTCAAACCGGACGAGACACCAACCGGTTACGATTACCGGATTTAAGGAGGCCCTATGTACCAGAAAATTGATTTAAAACACCGTAAATCAGCGGCCGTCCTCCGGTACGATGAAGCGTCCGGTAATGCGCCGATCGTCGTCGCCCGGGCAACCGGTGCCGCAGCGGACCGCATTTTGCAAGAGGCGCGTGCCAGCGGCGTCGCGATTGAACAGGATACGTCGCTGCTCGGTCATCTGCTAGACCTTGATCTTGGAACGGCGATCCCGCCGCAACTGTATGATGTAATGGCCGAATTGTTATTATTGATTGAAGAACTTGATCACGCGAAAGGACGGAACTCATGACCGAACAGGAACTGTATCAAATGACTCCCCAACAATTGACGGAGACGATGTTAAAAGGTCTCGTCTTTCAATATGAACAGGCAATTACCGGTCGCGACGAGCGACGGTTCGATGCCGTCAACGTCCGTCTGCAAAAAGCCTACCAATTGCTTGAAAAACTGCAGGCCGGACTGAACGACGAAGGCGGCATCATCACCGCCCAGCTCGATCAACTTTATTATTACTTAGCAGAACAGACGTTACAGGCTTACATCGAGCCAACGCGTTTAAACGAATTGTTGCAACTGACGGAAGAACTGCTGATCACCTGGCAAGCGGCCAGTCTGAAGAAAGACCGTCCCCTCGTCCGGGCGGCACACCATGAGCGTTACGAAGGGATGGACTATTAATGCGGATTTCAAACAACGTACAGGCTTTGAAAGCCTACCGAAACTTAAGTGCCAATCAGATGAACGTCAAGACAACGATGGATAAACTGTCGAGTGGTCAAAAAATTAACCGCGGCGCTGACGATGCGGCTGGTCTCGCGATTTCTGAAAAGATGCGGAACCGTCTCAAAGCACTTGATAAAGCGGAACAGAACGTCCTCGACGGAATTTCAATGGTTCAAACGGTCGAAGGCGGACTCAGTGAAACACACAACCTGTTGCAACGGATGCGGGAACTGGCCGTTCAAGCAGGGAACGGAACACTTGCAACCGAAGACCGGACGGCGATCCAGGAAGAAGTCAATCAGTTGACGAATGAAGTCTCACGGATTGCCGAGACAACCCAGTTCAACGGTAAAAAACTATTGACAGGTGGCTTCAGTACAGAAGACAATGCGGTCTTCATTCAGACGAATGCAGGCGCGAACGAAGGCATTTCTTTAACGATTGATGATATGCGCGCACTCAACATCGGAATCAGTACGACCGTCAAACCCAACGCCGACGCCCGGACACTCGATTATCCAAGCGTCAACACAACACCGGAATACGCGCTCAGCGTCATGACGAACAGCGACGCCGATGAAGCTATCAGCCGTTATACACAGGCCATCGATACGATTTCCCAGCAACGGGCAAAACTCGGAGCGATCCAAAACCGGTTCGAAGCAACATCGTCCGTCCTCAGTGTCAGTAAAGAAAACCTGACGGCGTCCGAGTCACGCATTCGTGATACCGATATGGCGCGTGAGATGATGGAGTACGCGAAGTACAATATCCTCAATCAATCAGGCATGGCGATGATCGCCCAGGCAAACGCCTTACCGCAAGGCGTCTTACAACTACTCAACTAATCAAAGGAGGAATCACCCATGGACATCCGGCGCATCCAAGAA
This region includes:
- a CDS encoding competence protein ComK, which encodes MRPFHNDEKYRITKRTVAILPCYDMMKQSIIVLEDGSTIMTPLRPYQLLQLSCRQYNSSIEERIVTAKRVASVKGKVPVVIEPTLGLVFFPTKSPKRDDCEWYAWSHMSEVIEEDGQTKLKTRNGMILPVNASPYIVRNQMKATGELMARYQQLNAMTLEDRFNAIKS
- a CDS encoding EscU/YscU/HrcU family type III secretion system export apparatus switch protein, which encodes MYQKIDLKHRKSAAVLRYDEASGNAPIVVARATGAAADRILQEARASGVAIEQDTSLLGHLLDLDLGTAIPPQLYDVMAELLLLIEELDHAKGRNS
- a CDS encoding flagellar protein FliS, coding for MTEQELYQMTPQQLTETMLKGLVFQYEQAITGRDERRFDAVNVRLQKAYQLLEKLQAGLNDEGGIITAQLDQLYYYLAEQTLQAYIEPTRLNELLQLTEELLITWQAASLKKDRPLVRAAHHERYEGMDY
- a CDS encoding flagellin; translation: MRISNNVQALKAYRNLSANQMNVKTTMDKLSSGQKINRGADDAAGLAISEKMRNRLKALDKAEQNVLDGISMVQTVEGGLSETHNLLQRMRELAVQAGNGTLATEDRTAIQEEVNQLTNEVSRIAETTQFNGKKLLTGGFSTEDNAVFIQTNAGANEGISLTIDDMRALNIGISTTVKPNADARTLDYPSVNTTPEYALSVMTNSDADEAISRYTQAIDTISQQRAKLGAIQNRFEATSSVLSVSKENLTASESRIRDTDMAREMMEYAKYNILNQSGMAMIAQANALPQGVLQLLN